A single Osmerus mordax isolate fOsmMor3 chromosome 9, fOsmMor3.pri, whole genome shotgun sequence DNA region contains:
- the LOC136948734 gene encoding syntaxin-binding protein 5-like isoform X7, with the protein MKKFNIRKVLDGLTAASSSSASAQSGNKENDAIPESLQSEHFQLCKTVRHGFPHQPSSMAFDPVQKILAIGTQSGALRLFGRAGVECYCQHESGAAVIQLQFLVNEGALVSALTDDSIHLWNLRQKQPAILHTLKFSKERITFCHLPFQSKWLYVGTERGNIYIVNVESFTLSGYVIMWNKAIELSTKTHPGPVVHISDNPMDEGKLLIGYECGIVVLWDLKCKKADCRYNYDEAIHSVAWHHEGKQFICSHSDGTLTTWNVRAPAKPVQTITPHGKQSKDGKKPEPCKPILKVEYKTTRAGDPFMVLSGGLSYDTLGRRSCLTVMHGKSTTVLEMDYPIVDFLTLCETPYPNDFQEPYAVVVLLEKDLVVIDLGQIGYPIFENPYPLSIHESPVTCCEYFADCPAELIPALYSVGCRQKRQGCSKKEWPISGGNWGQGTHSYPEILVTGHADGSVKFWDASVLMLQVLYKLKTAKVFERARGKEEKPSTDIVDEDPFAIQTLSWCPESRIFCVAGVSAHVIIYRFSKQEVTTEVIQLLEVRLQCELNDVGFPDGAVEQTPTLPTPGTTSSSPQESEPTPPTSTGSNSSDGPRDNVPCLKVRSAPLNQSPGYQVELVVQLLWVSGEPPQPITSLAVNSAYGLVVFGNSNGLAVVDYLQKTLLLHMGTLELYSPTEPYLRQPRSPRKTQPSGAVYETNEGTNITEERCKSPTSAKMSRKISSPTTEHKPEMVGYSPFTLSHTSLSVCPWLPTAPGPPDTNNAFARSRSSSVTSIDRESREAISSFQLCDSFPRKTDPASAPGPSLWVGTSQGAVLAVSLSMPPEGDQRLQEHVGVSPCGTLVRLKGGVLTMAFLDTSGALIPRPCELWFEPNATDQDRERPKRRPPASPPAYSEGQYAVVCSEKQAKVVSLPSHSCVHKHNITEASFVLRAEVVQLAGGLCIVCFCANGHIMALSLPSLRPLLDVNYLPLTDMRIARTFCFSNLGQALYMNSSMEIQRITYIQETCDNLQEMLSELFTPVETPEAPNRGFFKGLFGGGAQSLDREDLFGETTAGKASSSLAQHIPGPGGMEGMKGAASGVVGDLARARIALDERGQKLGELEERTAAMMASADSFSKHAHGIMLKYKDKKWYQL; encoded by the exons ATGAAGAAGTTTAATATTAGAAAGGTCTTGGACGGCTTGACGgcagcttcctcctcctctgcatctGCACAATCGGGAAACAAGGAAAACGATGCAATTCCAGAATCCCTACAATCAGAACATTTTCAGCTGTGCAAG ACTGTGCGTCACGGCTTCCCTCATCAACCGTCCTCCATGGCGTTTGACCCTGTGCAGAAGATACTGGCCATCGGGACGCAGAGTGGAGCTTTGAGGCT CTTTGGGCGTGCTGGAGTGGAGTGTTACTGCCAGCACGAGAGCGGAGCAGCTGTCATCCAGCTCCAGTTCCTGGTCAACGAG GGGGCGCTGGTGAGTGCCTTAACTGATGACAGCATACACTTGTGGAACCTGAGGCAAAAGCAACCGGCTATCCTGCACACGCTCAAATTCAGCAAAGAAAG GATCACCTTCTGCCATCTGCCCTTCCAGAGCAAGTGGCTGTACGTTGGGACGGAGCGAGGGAACATCTACATCGTCAACGTGGAGTCCTTCACCCTGTCAGGCTACGTCATCATGTGGAACAAAGCCATCGAACT GTCCACTAAGACCCACCCAGGGCCTGTGGTCCACATCAGTGACAACCCCATGGATGAGGGGAAG ctcctgattggctATGAGTGTGGGATTGTGGTTCTGTGGGACTTGAAGTGCAAGAAAGCTGACTGCCGCTACAACTACGATGAG GCCATCCACTCTGTGGCCTGGCACCATGAGGGGAAGCAGTTCATCTGCAGCCACTCTGATGGAACTCTGACCACATGGAACGTACGCGCCCCCGCCAAGCCTGTACAGACCATCACACCGCATG GTAAACAGTCCAAAGATGGGAAGAAGCCAGAGCCATGCAAGCCCATCCTGAAAGTGGAGTACAAAACAACAAGAGCTGG GGATCCGTTCATGGTGCTGTCCGGGGGGCTGTCCTACGACACGCTGGGGAGGAGGTCCTGTCTGACGGTGATGCACGGCAAGAGCACCACTGTCCTGGAAATGGACTACCCCATCGTGGACTTCCTGACGCTGTGTGAAACTCCTTATCCCAACG ATTTCCAAGAGCCTTATGCAGTCGTGGTTCTACTTGAAAAGGACTTGGTTGTGATTGACCTTGGACAAATAGG GTATCCCATCTTTGAGAACCCCTACCCACTGAGCATCCACGAGTCTCCTGTGACCTGCTGCGAGTACTTCGCTGACTGTCCTGCTGAGCTCATACCTGCTCTGTACTCTGTAGGCTGCCGCCAGAAGAGACAAGGATGCAGCAAGAAG GAGTGGCCTATAAGTGGTGGCAACTGGGGCCAGGGCACACACAGCTACCCAGAGATCCTGGTCACAGG ACATGCGGACGGCTCAGTCAAGTTCTGGGATGCTTCCGTGT TAATGCTTCAGGTCCTGTACAAGCTGAAGACAGCCAAGGTGTTTGAGCGGGCTCGTGGCAAGGAGGAGAAGCCGAGCACAGATATCGTGGATGAGGACCCGTTTGCCATCCAGACCCTATCGTGGTGCCCAGAGAGCAGGATCTTCTGTGTGGCGGGAGTCTCCGCCCACGTGATCATCTACAGGttcagcaaacaggaagtcacCACAGAAGTGATTCAG CTCCTGGAGGTGCGTCTGCAGTGTGAGCTGAATGATGTGGGCTTTCCAGACGGGGCAGTGGAGCAGACTcccaccctgcccaccccaGGGActacctcctccagcccccaggagaGCGAGCCCACCCCCCCGACCTCCACAGGCAGCAACTCCTCTGACGGGCCCAGGGACAATGTGCCATGTCTCAA GGTGCGGAGTGCCCCTCTGAATCAGTCTCCGGGGTACCAGGTGGAGCTGGTGGTGCAGCTGCTGTGGGTCAGTGGAGAGCCACCCCAGCCAATCACCAGCCTGGCGGTCAACTCCGCCTACGGCCT AGTGGTGTTTGGCAACAGCAATGGTCTGGCCGTAGTGGACTACCTCCAGAAGACCCTGCTCCTCCATATGGGGACGCTGGAGCtgtacagccccacagagccctaCCTGAGGCAGCCTCGCTCGCCACGCAAAACACAGCCCTCTGGAG CTGTGTATGAAACCAACGAGGGAACCAACATCACAGAGGAACGCTGCAAGTCCCCAACATCAG CCAAGATGTCGCGGAAAATTAGCTCTCCTACCACGGAGCACAAACCAGAAATGG TAGGATATTCTcctttcactctgtctcacacttcTCTCTCCGTTTGTCCCTGGCTGCCCACCGCCCCGGGCCCCCCAGATACCAACAACGCCTTCGCTCGTTCGCGCAGCTCCAGTGTGACCAGTATAGACAGAGAGTCGCGGGAGGCCATCTCCTCTTTTCAGCTGTGTGACAGTTTCCCCAGGAAGACCGACCCTGCCTCCGCCCCGGGACCGAGCCTGTGGGTGGGCACCTCCCAGGGTGCCGTGCTGGCTGTGTCCCTCTCCATGCCCCCCGAAGGAGACCAGAGGCTGCAGGAGCATGTGGGCGTCTCACCTTGTG GGACCCTGGTGAGACTAAAAGGAGGGGTGCTGACCATGGCCTTTCTGGACACGTCAGGGGCCCTAATCCCCCGGCCCTGCGAGCTGTGGTTCGAGCCCAACGCCACTGACCAGGACAGGGAGCGTCCGAAGAGGCGCCCGCCTGCCTCGCCCCCGGCCTACTCTGAAGGCCAGTACGCCGTGGTGTGCTCTGAGAAGCAGGCCAAGGTGGTGTCACTGCCCTCGCACTCCTGCGTCCACAAGCACAACATCACAGAAGCCTCGTTCGTGCTGAGGGCCGAGGTGGTGCAGCTGGCCGGGGGACTCTGCATCGTGTGCTTCTGTGCCAACGGACACATCATGGCTCTGAG TCTGCCCAGTCTCAGGCCCCTACTGGATGTGAACTACCTGCCCCTGACGGACATGAGGATTGCCAGGACCTTCTGCTTCTCCAACCTGGGCCAGGCCCTCTACATGAACTCCTCCATGGAGATCCAGAGGATCACCTACATCCAGGAGACCTGCGACAACCTGCAg gagaTGCTGAGTGAATTGTTCACCCCTGTGGAGACGCCCGAAGCCCCAAACAGAGGTTTCTTCAAGGGCCTGTTTGGTGGAGGTGCTCAGTCCCTGGACAGAGAAGACCTCT